AATGGGCCTAAGTCCCCTATTTAATGTCCCGTACAACCTCCTCGCACTGCTATAGAAGAGATCAGCTTTATTCAacttaatgggactaaaatcttccCCAGCATAGGGAAATGGCTTCAAATCATAACAAAGGGGGCCAAAGATACAGGAGAAAACGATGAGCAGTATTTATGACATCTTCATTTCCATCCTGTTTAGTCGAAATGTTTGTTGGGACTTTGTGTAATGAGAGGTGTGCCCATACTGCCCGGatctcacacactgcacagtgacaCTCACCAGACGGGAGGCAGTGGAAAGCAGTGGACACTGGGACAGTCTCAGTTGGAGAACAACCTTTGACACAGCGTAAAACTGGCTGAACAGAAAAGCATTTAGAGGCTCCTTCCTCACTTTCAATAGGTTTGTTGTGCTTCACAAGTGTGCGCTGAAGTTTGCAACCTATGAAAAAATAGACACTACTGATGAAATAGTACAATTAGCAAATAAAACCAAATCATTGGAATGAGCTGGAGTCCCCATGCATAGGCTGAATAATCATTTTATATCAGGACTTTTCTTGCCTGTATCTCATATCGGGACATTGGACAATATGCCGATTGGAGCTGTTTGTTACTCATTCAAAAGACTATTATTCAAAGTATTTAGTATTTAGACTATGATTTTATAATGCAGTGACTGAAATAAATCTCTAAGAGCATGGAATTCAGACATAAAATAGCAGCCAGACAATACAGATAGATCAAGCAGTCCGTCTTTTCAGCCACTGCCAGTGTATTATTGATCACAATAACTTGTAGTTCTGCATTTCTACAGAAAATTCTGACTTGGATAATGAGGAAAGGCAATACTGTGATAACAAGGTTCTTTATTAGTGTTTATATCACATTGCAATAATGGATTCATGTAATAATAGTTGATTCTTTAGCACCATACatctataatataataatataattatatcGATGAGAAGTTATGGGGGATTTATTTCTTTATATAAAGTATACAAGCTCTATATTAAATACCTCCGGAGCATGACTCTTCCGGGAGAAGCCAAGAATGAACAAAGCTCATTTCATCTTTGGCATCATAACCGTCTGGCGTCTGGTACTCCTGTTCTCTCTCGTCGTTATTGCGACCACACACACCGCAGGTCTTTCCTTTCATCCAAAATGCTGTTCTCAGCTGTATAAGGACAGGAAAAGCGTCGCTACATTGCAAGGGAAAATGTCTTGTGTTCTGGTTTGTGCGGCCCTTTCCTGTAGCTTGTCCAAGAGTTTATGCAACAAACATCACCGGCTGTGGGAGAACATGGGCTAGGGGCCttgttactaagcagtgctacatcATAAGGCATCTCCCAGCATTAACCCTTATGGGCTGTAAGGGGTCTCCCAGCATTAACCCTTATGGGCTGTAAGGGGTCTCCCAGCATTAACACTTATGGGCTGTAAGGGGTCTCCCAGCATTAACCCTTATGGGCTGTAAGGGGTCTCCCAGCATTAACCCTTATGGGCTGTAAGGGGTCTCCCAGCATTAACCCTTATGGGCTGTAAGGGGTCTCCCAGCACTGGAAGGTGACGTATGGAGTAGCATTGTGTTGTAAATATGGGTCCTAATCTAGGAACCGCAGGTCCACACTTCAGAGAACTGTGCTAAGTCCTAGCGGTTTAATGGACTTAAGTTGCACTCTAGTTTTTTTACCATTTAGTCAATATTTGGCTTTATTATTTAATTACAAATACCTTCAAAATGGTTCCATCATAGGTAAGTGTCTCAATCCCATGGTCTGATGCTGATAAGAAGAAGCCATTCTCCACTCTACGAATCTTGATCGCTGAACCTGCAAACAAATGAAATATACATTTTCTTCATGCAATTTTGATACATTACTTTTACCCCTCATGTTAACCCTTTGGACTCCGAATGCCACTTGTTCTTTACCTGAACGTGATGTATATGGAAGATTTTCCTTGGCTATTTCTTCACCATTGATCTTCAGTTTAAGAGATCCAGCTGCGTAATAAATGTCAATATCACTGTAGAAGAacaaataaaacatacattaGTATTTAGTAGTCATAGAATCAGATTTGATTAACCAAAAGGACACTTCTTAATTAATGTAGTGTGTACAGAGACTAAAAAAACAACCTAACAGGTCTGAACAGTACACATGGAGGAGTCTGTAacgtttggaaagctctgtacaaacGATTACATCTTTGCTGATGCATTCACCCCGTGTTGGAAATTCAACCTACAAAGAATCTGCAATTCTCAGACTAATATGATTGCTAGAGCTTTGCACTGCAGGAAATCAGGGGTGAAGAAAGTAATCACCTTTACATGAGTGAAAGAGCCAAATATGAGTGCAGAATTCAGAGGAAAACACGGCCTTTTTGAATAGACGTTTGCCATATTGCTTAGACATTTTTCTGCGGGAGTATTCCCGAGAAAGACTCGTATCTTGTGCATGTCAGTAAATCACCTGGCATATCAGCTTGTATAGAAAACTATTTCATTTTAGACAAACAGCCATTTTCCAGTTCTGAAAACCCATGGCAGCCCCCTGGTTTGGAAGGCAAATTTCCGAacaattttatttttcattatccAAAGAAGAGGACCGGTGATAACTTTGAAGCTCGTGTTCAACAATAATAGTGTATAGCTAGTTCTTTTTGCAAGGAACAATCCGAGAGTTAAAATACTCTACCACAGTCTTGGTAATGGTTATGAAACATTTCAACTGGTGGTCAGTTGAAACTTCCCAGAATCCTTGAGTACAAGGCACTGAGCCTTTTACAAGCGACATATCTTTATGTAATACTTAATGTATAGTGTCTGTGTGATGTAAATGAATCATTCTGAGTTACAATACTTACTAACTGCCAAGTTTCACATTAACGTCCTTATGATTAGGAAACTTCTCAGAGTTCCTCATCATGACCAGAAATTTCAACTCAGAGCTGCAGTCCTGGGCTATGATATGGTAGCAGTTTTTAGGCATAATGTAAGAAAATTCTACTCCATTGAAGGTTTTAATTCGATTTTGGGAAACTGTGCATTCGCCTGGCAAGAAACAAACATAATATACATGTAAAATGATGGAATTGTAATAAGTAACACTGTAGTTATGTTTTTTTTGAGAAGCAGAAGCTCTGAAACCTCTTATCTAACCTTGCAAGCTTTCCAAGAGCACTGTGGGTGCTTCAGAGAAGACATTCCATGTCGGTGCTTGCAAGACTGCATCTGGTGTGCGTTGCCAAGCTGGGATTGCTATTGGGATTCGCAACGCTCTGTAATACAATGTAAGCTGCAATAGCAACAGTTTGTTAGTAAATATGCAGTCAAAAAAATTGCATTGTGATACAACAAATATATTGTGATGAATGATAAAAAAATACCATGGAATTATTTAATGTTTCCATTACATTTCATACTGTGCGTAAATATAGATCATCTTTAGATACGTAAGAAAATGCACTTACCGATGGTAGTTTGAAAACTGCATCAATGATTCTGGGAGAACTTAGAGACAGAATAATCTTTGCCTGATGTGACGGATTCTTCTTGAGATGTTCAGAGAATCCTAACAAATATGCAGCTCCCGGGACAAACTGAGAGACCCTGAAAACAAGATGCAATAAGCGAACCTTCAATAACGGAATACTGTGGCATTGCAACCAAAAGTATACAGCTTTTAGTCATTTAAATTAACAGTTATATACATTTTTGAACACATTGGAAATGTCATGGAGGAAAATATTGAAAATAAGGGGTTGGTTCCattgaggtgatgatgatgatgatgatatgagAGGGAAATAGAAGAAGTTTGCCACAAAATAGGAAGAATCTTGTCCGAATTAAACTCAGAATTGGGATCAATTAAATATTATTAAATGAAATATATTAACATCACAACCTGAAGAATACTTACAGTCTGCCAGCCGACTTCAGTTTTGATGGAATTTTAGGCCAATCTACAGACAACCTCACTGCGGGCTGATTACCGAAGTGACCAGTTTGCGCCCTCACAGCTATCTTGTACTGTTGGCAATTCTGACCCCATTTGATGCTTGCCTATATCAGTCAAAAGACGAGGAAAGGTTACATTGCGCCAAATGCAAACAATAATGAATTATTTGTAACAGGGAACAGGTAATGCTCATTGCACAGGTTTGGGATTTTACCTGAGCTTCATGTGGACTAGAAACAACAGCGTCAGCACAAACTCTCCACCTGCTTGTTCTTGTGATGTCCACCACATATACCTGGATCTGAGGCTTAGATGTGTGAGAGTCTGCATACATGATCATCTGGTATCCTTGCTTCTTGTTGTCACTTCTTACGGCCTGAGCAGTAACAACCAGCATTGGGGGCTTATTGTCACCCATAAATTTTGCCTAAACAAAAGGAAGAGAAGAACTGTGTTTTACAAGGACCACCTCCGATTAATGAGACATACCTGGTTTAATGCCTGGGGTAATGAAACTCACCCGGTGTCTGAAAGCAGATTCACTGCTACTGCTGGACGAGCTCTCTTGGGAGGAAGCATACACCCCTGAAGCTCGCTTCTTGGTAGACTGGAAAGAATACCAATAATATTGTTTAAGGCGCTGTGATTACGGTATTACTTACTCAGTGCGGGTTTAACATAGACCTTCTAAAGGAGAAACCCCTCCAAATGTTTTTGAGGAAGACTCATAAAAGCAAAGAACGCTAAGAAATACTGTGCATTATGTTTGCACTTTGATCAGTGATTTTGGCATCTCCCATACTATACCCATTGATTTAATAGAAAACCACATGATTATTTCCCATGGGGAATATAACAACCATCTATTTcttaaatacatttatttcttTTAATTCTTGACATGTAAGTAATACAGAAGAGATTATAAAATGCTCTTCTCCAGAGAATACGCTGAAACAAGGGGAATGTTTAATTAAATAGGACCGTTACATTTATGTTTATACTATATAGATTTTATGCACTATGAGGGTTACTCACTAAAATGCGATACTCTCAATCGGGCAGTACACAGAAACTCCGGGTGCCTGGAATGGGAGTTTGTGTAGTAGCGCCAGAATGTCACTATTGCACTTTAAGGAATAACCCCCCTGTGTGTATGTTGTGAGTGTACACACAAACTACAGTAGTCATCCTGACCAAAAACAACATCTTAAAAACTCACTCTTTCTCTGTTTGCGGGATTGAAGCGGAGTTCATAGAaatgtctttctctctgtgtgtaaaGAAAGACAGTACAGATATGTACAGCACCAGTGAAGCAAATGGCATATATTCTGCATATAAGACCTTTATAAAAATTGCAATGAATATACTGCTAATTACCCAGTTGCACTTTTTAATTTTAATTCTTTATGAATATTCCACAGACCGCAAGAAGCAGCTAAACTCTAAATGTTCACAACAAATGAAATACAATGTGTGATAatgaaatgtattgaatgagtcAGAGTCTCTGTCAGAGAATATGTGTCACATAAGAAGGATTCCTTTGTGGGCTGGATACAAATGTACAGTGTAAATCCTTTGGAGGTGTATAATGTAGTTGTCCCATAGGCGGGATAGTATAGGTTTATTTACCCTGTTCCTGACAGACTggtcactgctgctgctgctgctgctgctgctgctgtccgcACTGCTGATGCTCCACTGTTTGCCATGTTTCTGCTCAGGCTGATATTCATGTTTGTTTCTTTGATGTTCATTCTCAGGATCTCTGTTGCTGATTTTACCACTCCTTCTGTTGCTGCTACTGATGATTCTGTCATCTCTGTGTCTATTGTTTCTTTGTGGACTGTGGTTActactactactgctactactactACTGCTGCTACTGCTTTGATGCCGGTGCTTCTTGTTCTCCTGGTCCTGGGGATCTCTGTTTCGCTGCTGGCTGCCGCTTAATCTTTCCTGCTTTGGGTCATAGGGTCTTCTGTTTCTAGATATCTGTTTAGAAGAGGATGAAGAAGATGATGGggaagatgatgatgaggatctCGATGAAGAAGAGCTAGATGAGTATCGGGCCTTCCTGGCCTCTACAACTTCTGCAACTGGACCATCACCATGTTTGTATTGGGGTTTGTATTTTGGCTTCTTAGTTTGTTTCTGGCGCAGGCTGCTATTTCTGACCTGTAGTAGACACAGGAAAGGTAAAATATCAAAGTCTTGTCCTCTAATGACATTTATTGGTAAGCATATCAACTATACTGCTCTTTCAGAAACACTTaccattatttcatcatcaatgcCAAGAATCTTTTTCAGTCTCATTTGAACCACAGAGTCCTCAAGGTGTTCACCTTCGGTTTCCTCCACCTTTACCAGGGCAATTATTTTTGAAGCTGCTTTAGGTCCAGTTGTTATTTCCAGCTGCAGTTTTTCAATTGCTGCATCGGTGTGAGCTATTAACATACATACACAAGGGGTCAAACAATGCATTCCTACACATTTATACATCAGACTACTAGACATACAGTACCATGACTATTGAGAGCTACTGTACCTGGTTTTATAACTATCTTGGCCTCATGTTCTCCTACTGCTCGATAGAAATAGGAATGTCTGAGGAATGCAGCACTTTGGGATTTTCTTTCAAAACAAACTTGGAAACCAAAGTTAGAAGATTTAACACAATAATGATAAGACTGAGGACTGCTAGATGCAGAATGATGATCTGTTACTTCTGCGGAGTAGGCATATTTCTTGGACATCATTTCTGAAGACACATCCTACAGTAAAACAGAAAGAGAAAAACAGCTCAGTCATTATTGTAGAGTGAAAGCAACTTACAGATGTAACACGATTATTTTACCCACTGAAAATGCAGAATATTCCGTTATGAAGCACAATAACTTTTGTTACATCTGTTCTTTACAGTATAATTTGTGCAAATTCAAAATGTATAGATTAAAGCCAGAGCTAATGCAATTTGCAAACTAAATGTTGGGGCATTTTGCCAATCATTTATTGGTAGTTtaattaaactttttttatttgaatGCATCTACAATTCAAAGAAATCTATTCTGTTTGCTGCTATAAGACATgacattatttgtatttttgtatgataTAGACTATATGGTACATGGTCATATGTAGGTATAGCTGTAATAGACGTAACTGTTGTGGAGAAGACAATGTTATACAACACGTTATCGGTGCCGCATCTCAGAAAAAACTCATTCTGAAAAACTCAGCAGTCCATTTGATAAGCCCAGAGAAACATGTAATGCCTAATTTGAGGCGAGCTGGCAACTCTTTGTGTCCATGAGCAAGTCACGTAATGTCCCTGTCTCTACAATACTGAAAATTACATCCTATGGCTCATTGTAAATTCTGCTATGTACAAATCTCGATACTTTCTCAGTGCTATGTAACAATCATTTATTATGAATGATGTTATCTAGGAGAATTAATAGTGGCATTTATCTAAGCTTGCATGTTGATTTAATAGAGGGATCCCTTCTGTTGTGAGAGCatgaaaacaaacaaatatatttCTATTCTAGCTCTACCCATTTCCTCATTGGTTACCATCATGCTGGCTGCTTCTGCTGAAGTCCTTCCTGTTGTCTCAAAGTGTTTCTTCTCAATGTTTGGAACGCTTCCTCTGGGCAAGATCGGAGTCTTCTTCGCTGCATCCAACTCTTCCACATTTCTTGTAACAGCAAACACCTGCGTGCTGTAGAATGAGGTAGATGTTTGTATTCCCATATTAGGGATATTAAACGAATGAAACAAAATGGAATGATTGATAAGATGTGTTCTGGCTTTGACTAACAGCACTTTATATAAGTAACAATCAGAGTTAAGGGATGGAGCGCTTCAATCTCTTACACGACCTTTGACATACAATAAATCCACACTAAACAATTATTATTGTGGTTATTataattacagtaacaataaaagtcacatccccttggCCGTTACATGTAGATGCATATTAACCCCCTGGCTTGAGGGGTCTTAGCTGACATAGATACGGTAGAGATTAGTAAAAATACCTGATGACGAGAAGATCATTTTCTTGCTGGCACGGGGATGTCTCTATTTTAAAATTTTTCTCTTTAATATTCAGATGAGCAGTGAATTTTGCTGCCAAGTTTGTGCGCACTTTAGCGTGAAATTCAATTCCACTCTGAATCAGGTGGGTGTTAATCCCCATTGTAGCCATTGTGTGTATTGATACACTGTAAACAAAAAGGTAAAACAGAAAGATTAGTGCAGATACACATGGGAGGacacactgtacatacattatCATTTACTAGCTAGTACGGCCTCTTCTCACTGCATATATAGTTTGTTACTTTAGTGCCAGGAAAGTAAGGTCATTGGACCAAATGTATAAGAAGCATGCGTGAAACTCCGATATTCAGATCTTGGCTTCTTAACCACAAGCTCAGTTAGATACAATAACTAGGAATTCCGTTACCTCGGGGACACATCTGCATGAAGCTGCATATTAGATTCCAGCAGTTGTGCGACACTAAAATCTGAAGATGGAGGAGGAGTAACCTTTACATCACCTGTAAATACAGAATAGATGAAATCAGGCAAACTTGTATATACAGCAAACAACAATTATCTAAATAAATATCACATAAATGGTAACGTACTATTGATGGCAACATTGGCAACAGCAGCAGAGTATAAACTGAACTCCAGTGGAAAACCAACAGTGGTGGGAACAATGTGTCGAACTTCTGCAGCCAGCAGTGGCTGGACCCATTGTCCTACAAGTCCATTGAGAAGTTTGCTCACCACACTCTTTAccattgtgtgtctgtctgctggTTCATTCAGTGCCTGTAAAATACAATGATATACAGGATCTTAAGACAAAGAAAGACACTGCTGACAACATACAAAAGGTAAAGTATATGGTAGATTTGACTGACCCGTACTGCACTCTGAATAACTTCTCTGTCGATTTCCCTAAAGTCCATTTCCTGGCCGAGTATCTTGAAGTAGACGGATAAAACAGGAACTTGGGAAGGCAGCCCCTTCCACCCCAGGAACTGCAGAGGAAAAGAAATGGGTCACTAACACCATTACAGGTAAACATATTGTGggtgaaaaagaagaaaaggtAACTCTTACCGTTTTCATCATTTGAGCGATTTTCTTGCGCATTGGGTACTGCGCAAATGGGATGTTTTGCTTTCTGAGAGCTTGCTCTAATCCTTCTGCTCTAATGCCAAACTTTAAGAAGACACAAAAATACCATTACACATTTAGAACATGGAGTATAATTTAATGTGAGGGTTGATCTATACTATAATCAAAGATTAAAGCGGTTCATTTACTAAAGCCTATGTCATATTGTTTCTTCCATTTAACTGGGCTTTCTGGGGCAAACTTCTGTGATATTGTGCTAATAATGACTGAATGCAGAATGAGCATCCTTTCATCAACAACTCCTTCATTCttgtaaagaaaacaaaagtCACCTGCAATTTAAAAATACTCGCTAACTCTCCCTCCATTAGCTATACCTTCCTCTCAATTTGTGTTCTTGGATATAATGTGAAAATCTGTATAAAACTCTCCTACTGTGTATTTAAATAAGAGGCCAGAACCAAGCAGTGCATGGAAAATAACTGCATTTTATTTATACAGGCAAAATATCCAGCTAACTACCTTCATTATTCTCTTTAATTGTAACTATTCAGCAATTGTGCTGCCACATTTTAAAAAGCACCGTGTCCAATAATTGTGCCCAAATATTTACCTCTACGATGTCAGTTTGTACACCGCCCACGTATGCACGGAGTTTAGTGAGTATGAACACTGGGAACAAGGTGTTTGCACTGTTCACAATGAAGACTTTTGCTGCAGCGCCAGACATTAAAGAATCTATGGAGGCAAAACAAGAAATGTTCTGTCTTCTCAGCTGCTGCATATTCAGTTATAGGCAGTGATTCGAAAAACAAGGGGGGCTTCAAGAATGGAGCACAGTTTTATAATAGGAAATAGCACTTACACACGACG
Above is a genomic segment from Ascaphus truei isolate aAscTru1 chromosome 10, aAscTru1.hap1, whole genome shotgun sequence containing:
- the LOC142503464 gene encoding vitellogenin-A2-like, with protein sequence MRGIILGLLLTLVGSEKSHVEPFFSESKTTVYNYEAVIRSGLPENGLAQAGIKLNCKVEISGFAQKSYLLKIQSPEFKEYNGVWPKDPFTRSSKLTQVIAEQLTKPIRFEYSHGRVGSIFASEEVSDTVVNIYRGILTMIQMTAKTSQNAYDLQETGVGGVCHTRYVIQEDKRDDRITIIKSRDLNNCEDKVAKNIGMAYLETCPSCQQMGKNLRGTATYTYKMKRKSQGALIMEVTAREVYQFSPFFELQGAAVMEARQQLTWSGTKNNQLNAPQTQMQNRGGLHYHFASEMLQMPINLIRTKSPEAQVVETLQHLVQNNQQQVHADAPAKFLQLTQLLRTLDYENLQAVWKQFSDRPQHRRWLLNAIPVIGTSEALKFIKQNLHTQEFTSREAAMAITLALQFTRATQHTFQIASDLITDPKIQKSPLLYKASVLSYGSMVNKYCASSSRCPESALEPLHNLAAEAANKAHEEDISLALKALGNAGQPASIKRIQKFLPGFSSSASQLPVRIQTDAVMALRNIAKEDPRKVQDILLQVYMDRNVRTEVRIIACVALFETKPGMALVATIANVALKESKVNLQLASFTYSHMKALSRSRVPQLEQLAAACNIALKILNPALDRLGYRYSKAIRLDTFKYSLMSGAAAKVFIVNSANTLFPVFILTKLRAYVGGVQTDIVEFGIRAEGLEQALRKQNIPFAQYPMRKKIAQMMKTFLGWKGLPSQVPVLSVYFKILGQEMDFREIDREVIQSAVRALNEPADRHTMVKSVVSKLLNGLVGQWVQPLLAAEVRHIVPTTVGFPLEFSLYSAAVANVAINSDVKVTPPPSSDFSVAQLLESNMQLHADVSPSVSIHTMATMGINTHLIQSGIEFHAKVRTNLAAKFTAHLNIKEKNFKIETSPCQQENDLLVISTQVFAVTRNVEELDAAKKTPILPRGSVPNIEKKHFETTGRTSAEAASMMDVSSEMMSKKYAYSAEVTDHHSASSSPQSYHYCVKSSNFGFQVCFERKSQSAAFLRHSYFYRAVGEHEAKIVIKPAHTDAAIEKLQLEITTGPKAASKIIALVKVEETEGEHLEDSVVQMRLKKILGIDDEIMVRNSSLRQKQTKKPKYKPQYKHGDGPVAEVVEARKARYSSSSSSSRSSSSSSPSSSSSSSKQISRNRRPYDPKQERLSGSQQRNRDPQDQENKKHRHQSSSSSSSSSSSSSNHSPQRNNRHRDDRIISSSNRRSGKISNRDPENEHQRNKHEYQPEQKHGKQWSISSADSSSSSSSSSSDQSVRNRRERHFYELRFNPANRERSTKKRASGVYASSQESSSSSSSESAFRHRAKFMGDNKPPMLVVTAQAVRSDNKKQGYQMIMYADSHTSKPQIQVYVVDITRTSRWRVCADAVVSSPHEAQASIKWGQNCQQYKIAVRAQTGHFGNQPAVRLSVDWPKIPSKLKSAGRLVSQFVPGAAYLLGFSEHLKKNPSHQAKIILSLSSPRIIDAVFKLPSLTLYYRALRIPIAIPAWQRTPDAVLQAPTWNVFSEAPTVLLESLQGECTVSQNRIKTFNGVEFSYIMPKNCYHIIAQDCSSELKFLVMMRNSEKFPNHKDVNVKLGSYDIDIYYAAGSLKLKINGEEIAKENLPYTSRSGSAIKIRRVENGFFLSASDHGIETLTYDGTILKLRTAFWMKGKTCGVCGRNNDEREQEYQTPDGYDAKDEMSFVHSWLLPEESCSGGCKLQRTLVKHNKPIESEEGASKCFSVQPVLRCVKGCSPTETVPVSTAFHCLPSDSTIDLPEEHIKLDKSEDFSDMVDAHTACSCETLPCET